The following proteins are co-located in the Polyangiaceae bacterium genome:
- a CDS encoding acyl-CoA dehydrogenase family protein, translating into MDFELSEDQKLLVNTVQSFVRKDSPVERMRRLRDTPLGFDPKVWKQMGELGWLGVMFPEGAGGAGMSFVEMGLIVEQLAMNLVPEPILPLIVAGSALARAGSEAQQEQFLAPSVAGEESLALASSERQSRNDASCVRTRATRNGQEFVLEGEKRWVQNGHAADRILVSARTAGSEGERKGVTLFVLDKSTPGLKVTPVKQMDGKHGAMLGLSGVKVAADRVVGEVDGAVPLLEACFDLGAAATCCEASGMMQAVLMMTRNYLTERKQFGRAIGSFQALQHRCVDMFVETELGKSTAILAMLKAEEADEVERKRAISAAKVQTIESGGFVTRQAIQLHGGIGVTDEHDVGLYFKRMQVLSALFGDDVFHARRFASLPTFLAHVS; encoded by the coding sequence ATGGACTTCGAACTCTCGGAAGATCAGAAACTTCTGGTGAACACCGTGCAGTCCTTCGTGCGCAAGGACTCCCCCGTCGAGCGCATGCGCAGGCTGCGAGACACGCCGCTGGGCTTCGACCCCAAAGTCTGGAAGCAGATGGGCGAGCTCGGCTGGCTGGGCGTCATGTTCCCCGAAGGCGCCGGCGGTGCCGGCATGAGCTTCGTGGAGATGGGGCTGATCGTCGAACAGCTAGCGATGAACCTGGTGCCGGAGCCGATTCTGCCGCTGATCGTGGCGGGCAGCGCCTTGGCTCGAGCCGGCAGCGAAGCTCAGCAAGAGCAGTTCTTGGCCCCCAGCGTCGCCGGGGAAGAAAGCCTGGCGCTGGCCAGCAGCGAACGGCAGAGTCGCAATGACGCCAGCTGTGTGCGCACCCGCGCCACGCGAAACGGCCAAGAATTCGTGCTCGAAGGCGAAAAGCGCTGGGTGCAGAACGGCCATGCCGCGGATCGCATCCTGGTGTCCGCCCGCACCGCAGGAAGCGAAGGCGAGCGCAAGGGCGTCACCTTGTTCGTGCTCGACAAGAGCACCCCGGGCCTCAAAGTCACTCCCGTCAAGCAAATGGACGGCAAGCACGGCGCCATGCTCGGCCTCAGCGGCGTGAAGGTCGCGGCCGATCGCGTGGTCGGCGAAGTGGACGGCGCCGTTCCGCTGCTGGAGGCCTGCTTCGATCTCGGCGCAGCGGCCACGTGCTGTGAAGCCAGCGGCATGATGCAGGCGGTGTTGATGATGACCCGTAACTACCTGACTGAGCGCAAGCAGTTCGGTCGCGCGATCGGTAGCTTCCAAGCGCTGCAGCACCGCTGCGTCGACATGTTCGTCGAAACTGAACTGGGCAAGAGCACCGCCATCCTGGCAATGCTCAAGGCAGAGGAAGCCGACGAGGTAGAGCGAAAACGCGCGATCTCCGCGGCGAAGGTACAAACCATCGAGAGCGGCGGCTTCGTCACGCGGCAGGCCATCCAGCTGCACGGCGGCATCGGCGTGACCGACGAGCACGACGTGGGCCTGTACTTCAAGCGCATGCAGGTGCTGTCCGCCTTGTTCGGCGACGACGTCTTTCACGCGCGGCGCTTCGCCAGCCTTCCGACGTTCCTGGCGCACGTGTCGTGA
- a CDS encoding NAD(P)H-dependent oxidoreductase subunit E, translated as MAFTLSAEQERQVEEILSRYPNKQAACIPLLHFCQDANDHWVSPEVVTFVADRLGLSTAHVQGVVTFYTLFNRERPGAHQVWVCRTLSCALRGSDKILGHCKKRLKVKEGGTTKDGKVTLRTAECLASCGTAPMMQVDKTFYENLSIEDVDRILDQLLAD; from the coding sequence ATGGCGTTCACCCTCTCTGCGGAGCAGGAGCGACAGGTCGAGGAGATCCTGTCGCGCTACCCCAACAAGCAAGCTGCGTGCATCCCGCTGTTGCACTTCTGCCAGGATGCCAATGACCACTGGGTGAGCCCCGAGGTCGTGACCTTCGTGGCGGATCGACTCGGGCTTTCGACTGCGCACGTTCAAGGGGTCGTCACCTTCTATACCCTCTTCAACCGAGAGCGGCCTGGCGCACACCAGGTTTGGGTTTGCCGGACGCTGTCCTGCGCACTGCGTGGCAGCGACAAGATTCTCGGTCACTGTAAGAAGCGCCTGAAGGTCAAGGAGGGCGGCACGACCAAGGACGGCAAGGTCACCTTGCGAACGGCGGAGTGTCTCGCGTCCTGCGGTACGGCCCCGATGATGCAGGTGGACAAGACCTTCTACGAGAACCTGAGCATCGAGGACGTGGACCGAATTCTCGACCAGCTGTTGGCGGACTGA
- a CDS encoding VWA domain-containing protein produces the protein MRPSRLALGGLLLGLVSLSATAHAADCTPPRILLVVDTSTSMLGDIPDGAATTTKWAAAQAAVKEVFKAYGDAAQYGLMVFPGKAGQCTTGEVLVDPASGNAASIEQTLQNLVIPANNQTPAGQTLMAASQYAKITDPSYANYVIFVTDGYQYCSINGGTACATAADCTLMGETTCPTCLPSQPDGCYCVQDWSVLGATALNNAGVKTFVVGFGEAVNFQALNQTAQAGGTALAGCNPNATVASCYYQAQNPTDLKTALGTIVTQVVTSQCTGDCGISGSQTCTVNGWSPCDAPATTSCTSTCNTPGTQQCVSGTLSACSSEVGCNSGGASGSGGGGGQGNSGGQGNAGGQGNVGNTGGQGATAASGGAAASGGGAAVGSGAQDSGDDGSCGCRTPSRAPLRSSGLLLGLLGLAWALRRRRA, from the coding sequence ATGCGACCCTCTCGTCTTGCTCTCGGTGGTTTGCTTCTTGGGCTAGTTTCGCTGAGCGCAACCGCGCACGCCGCGGACTGCACTCCGCCTCGCATCCTGCTCGTGGTCGACACGTCCACCTCGATGCTCGGCGACATTCCCGACGGGGCGGCGACCACCACGAAGTGGGCTGCCGCGCAGGCGGCAGTCAAAGAGGTGTTCAAGGCCTACGGCGACGCTGCGCAGTACGGCTTGATGGTGTTCCCAGGCAAAGCCGGACAGTGCACCACGGGCGAAGTGCTCGTGGATCCGGCGAGCGGTAACGCGGCGAGCATCGAGCAGACGCTGCAGAACCTGGTCATCCCTGCAAACAACCAAACCCCCGCGGGGCAGACGCTGATGGCGGCGTCTCAGTACGCGAAGATCACCGACCCTTCCTACGCGAACTACGTCATCTTCGTCACCGACGGATACCAGTACTGCAGTATCAACGGCGGGACGGCGTGCGCGACCGCAGCTGACTGCACGCTGATGGGTGAGACGACGTGTCCGACCTGTCTGCCCAGCCAGCCGGACGGCTGCTACTGCGTTCAAGACTGGTCCGTGCTCGGCGCGACTGCTCTCAACAACGCGGGCGTCAAAACCTTCGTCGTTGGTTTTGGTGAGGCCGTGAACTTCCAGGCGCTGAACCAGACCGCTCAGGCAGGTGGAACGGCTTTGGCGGGCTGCAACCCGAACGCCACCGTCGCTAGCTGCTACTACCAAGCGCAAAACCCGACGGATTTGAAGACCGCGCTCGGCACGATCGTCACGCAGGTGGTCACCTCGCAGTGCACCGGCGACTGCGGCATCTCGGGCTCCCAGACCTGCACCGTGAATGGCTGGTCGCCGTGCGATGCGCCCGCTACGACGAGTTGTACGTCGACGTGCAACACCCCCGGCACGCAACAGTGCGTGTCCGGCACCCTGAGCGCGTGCTCGAGCGAGGTCGGCTGCAATAGCGGCGGCGCGTCGGGCAGTGGCGGAGGCGGTGGCCAGGGCAACAGCGGTGGCCAGGGCAACGCGGGCGGCCAGGGCAACGTAGGCAACACGGGCGGTCAAGGCGCGACGGCTGCCAGCGGCGGCGCGGCCGCGTCAGGGGGCGGCGCGGCGGTGGGCTCGGGAGCACAGGATTCCGGAGACGACGGCAGCTGTGGTTGCCGCACTCCGTCTCGCGCGCCGCTTCGTTCGTCAGGGCTTCTGCTGGGCCTGCTCGGACTGGCTTGGGCTCTGCGGCGGCGCCGCGCGTAG
- a CDS encoding DUF2752 domain-containing protein, with the protein MTQTAEPEVGAANPPASGRLRRALVLGLLTLPVVIAVSVDFPLCPTAGLFGIPCPGCGLTRATMAAAHGDFHGALQLHPLVFVVAPVYITVLGTLGWSYVRGGGDKPLGPRANLAVSILAIGLFVALFGLWIARFLGYFGGPVDVHTLRNWMR; encoded by the coding sequence ATGACGCAGACTGCAGAGCCCGAGGTTGGCGCAGCGAACCCGCCCGCAAGCGGACGCCTGCGCCGCGCGTTGGTGCTCGGACTCTTGACCTTGCCCGTCGTCATTGCGGTCAGCGTCGATTTCCCTCTCTGTCCCACCGCGGGACTGTTCGGCATTCCGTGTCCCGGTTGCGGTCTCACGCGAGCAACCATGGCCGCCGCTCACGGGGACTTCCACGGTGCGCTCCAGCTGCACCCCTTGGTTTTCGTCGTTGCGCCGGTCTACATCACCGTGCTGGGAACCCTCGGCTGGTCCTACGTGCGCGGCGGCGGGGACAAGCCCCTCGGCCCGCGGGCGAACCTGGCGGTGAGCATCTTGGCCATCGGATTGTTCGTCGCGCTCTTCGGCCTGTGGATCGCTCGCTTCCTCGGCTACTTCGGCGGACCGGTGGACGTCCACACGCTCCGCAATTGGATGCGCTGA
- a CDS encoding sulfite exporter TauE/SafE family protein, which translates to MSIEPALLAFGLVVGAAYAVQTMIGFGSMILCVTFGALLLPLPQVLSLAVPISLVQTGYVVVRHFGGVKLRLLLTEVLPLMIAGGALSLWLLGDLRAPWLKQAFGALVLMLSLRELWGRLRASGTHEPTVPRWARLVAMFGAGIVHGLFATGGPLLVYALGKEKLTKGEFRSTVTAVWLVLNFALVVVYLRSGRLDASAGFASASLLPAVAAGIWAGEVLHHKVDEQRFRLFLFAVLTAAALALILR; encoded by the coding sequence GTGAGTATCGAACCGGCCTTGCTCGCCTTCGGCCTGGTCGTGGGGGCTGCGTATGCGGTCCAGACGATGATCGGCTTTGGCAGCATGATCTTGTGCGTCACCTTCGGCGCACTGCTGCTGCCGTTGCCACAAGTTTTGTCCCTGGCCGTGCCGATCTCTTTGGTGCAAACCGGCTACGTGGTGGTGCGCCACTTTGGTGGCGTGAAGCTGCGGTTGCTGCTGACGGAAGTGCTGCCCTTGATGATCGCCGGCGGGGCGTTGAGTCTTTGGCTGCTCGGGGATTTGCGTGCGCCGTGGCTGAAGCAAGCCTTTGGCGCCCTGGTGTTGATGCTTTCCCTGCGTGAGCTGTGGGGCCGACTGCGTGCTTCGGGGACGCACGAACCAACCGTGCCCCGTTGGGCGCGCCTAGTGGCCATGTTCGGCGCAGGAATCGTGCATGGCCTATTTGCGACCGGCGGTCCGCTGCTGGTGTACGCGCTGGGCAAAGAAAAGCTGACCAAGGGCGAGTTTCGCAGCACGGTCACGGCGGTATGGCTCGTGCTGAACTTCGCCTTGGTGGTCGTCTATCTTCGCTCGGGACGTCTCGACGCCAGCGCTGGATTCGCCTCCGCCAGCCTGTTGCCTGCGGTGGCTGCGGGGATCTGGGCGGGGGAGGTGCTGCACCACAAAGTGGACGAGCAGCGTTTCCGACTGTTCCTGTTCGCCGTGCTCACGGCGGCGGCACTCGCGCTGATATTGCGCTAG
- a CDS encoding TerB family tellurite resistance protein, giving the protein MTPKEKIILKSLVVVAWADGAVKAPEQGMIEGLLWAFGAEPEDEAEVLDYAKKKRTMKEDIPVAELERADRELLLAHAALLTHADGKQTKAEEKVLKSLTELLEISAADAKPILANARERAKKLAQRL; this is encoded by the coding sequence GTGACACCCAAAGAGAAGATCATCCTGAAGAGCTTGGTGGTGGTGGCGTGGGCCGACGGCGCGGTCAAAGCGCCGGAGCAGGGCATGATCGAAGGCCTGCTCTGGGCTTTCGGTGCGGAGCCCGAGGACGAGGCTGAAGTGCTCGACTACGCCAAGAAGAAGCGCACGATGAAAGAGGACATTCCCGTCGCCGAGCTCGAACGCGCGGACCGGGAGCTGCTCCTGGCGCACGCGGCGCTCTTGACCCACGCGGACGGCAAGCAGACCAAGGCCGAGGAAAAGGTTCTGAAGAGCCTGACGGAACTGCTGGAGATCTCCGCCGCGGACGCCAAGCCGATTCTGGCAAACGCCCGCGAGCGCGCGAAGAAGCTTGCCCAGCGCCTGTGA
- a CDS encoding acyl-CoA dehydrogenase family protein, giving the protein MIFSLGVTGLPCQSAVELATGPALLRVSRQERPRRAGSARDVPAAPVRIRSGGVDAISAARKREEIAMDMSFSAEHEQFRQEVRRFIESALPPELKRKADADAEFSHDEVMQWHRILAKKGWAAPHWPERHGGPGWDATRRFIFSEEMELSGAPRLSPFGLAMVGPLLIQFGNDEQKQRFLPDILAGTKVWCQGYSEPNSGSDLASLQLRAEDKGDHFLLNGQKTWTTYAQYADYIFLLTRTSPDAKKQEGISFILCDMKSPGVTAKPFLTTGGTPAFCETWFENVKVPKENLVGELNQGWTYAKALLGHERTLVAGIGISARALLRAKRIAAETTSGGKPLLEDPQIQNEIARIEIRLEALKMANYRAIAGAQLGHAPGPESSILKLRGTEIQQACFDLLMKVMGENSLTWFNEPGVVSAREEWVPSAFNYMRAATIYAGSNEIQKNIISKLILGLPSA; this is encoded by the coding sequence ATGATCTTCTCTTTGGGTGTCACGGGGCTACCCTGCCAAAGCGCCGTCGAGCTGGCAACTGGGCCGGCGCTCCTCCGCGTTTCGCGGCAGGAGCGCCCGCGACGTGCCGGCAGCGCCCGGGACGTGCCCGCAGCGCCCGTGAGGATCCGGAGCGGCGGGGTCGATGCTATAAGCGCCGCGCGAAAGCGCGAGGAGATCGCCATGGACATGAGTTTCTCAGCCGAGCATGAGCAGTTTCGCCAAGAAGTGCGTCGCTTCATCGAGTCTGCGTTGCCCCCGGAACTAAAGCGCAAGGCCGACGCCGACGCCGAGTTCTCCCACGATGAAGTGATGCAGTGGCATCGCATCCTGGCCAAGAAGGGTTGGGCCGCGCCGCATTGGCCCGAGCGACACGGTGGCCCCGGGTGGGACGCCACGCGGCGTTTCATCTTCAGCGAAGAGATGGAACTCTCGGGCGCGCCCCGCCTCAGCCCCTTCGGCCTGGCGATGGTCGGCCCGCTGCTCATTCAGTTCGGCAACGACGAACAGAAGCAGCGTTTCCTGCCGGACATCTTGGCGGGAACCAAGGTTTGGTGCCAAGGCTACTCGGAACCGAACTCGGGAAGTGACCTTGCGAGTCTGCAGCTCCGCGCTGAAGACAAGGGAGATCACTTCCTGCTCAACGGTCAGAAGACGTGGACGACCTACGCGCAGTACGCCGACTACATCTTCCTCCTGACTCGAACGAGCCCGGACGCGAAGAAACAGGAGGGCATCAGCTTCATCCTCTGTGACATGAAGAGCCCCGGGGTGACCGCCAAGCCCTTCCTCACCACCGGCGGCACGCCGGCCTTCTGCGAAACCTGGTTCGAGAACGTGAAGGTGCCCAAGGAAAACCTGGTGGGTGAGCTGAATCAAGGCTGGACCTACGCCAAAGCGCTGCTGGGCCACGAACGCACCCTCGTCGCGGGCATCGGCATTTCCGCGCGCGCGCTGCTTCGCGCCAAGCGCATCGCGGCGGAAACGACCAGCGGCGGCAAGCCGCTGCTCGAGGACCCCCAAATCCAGAATGAAATTGCGCGCATCGAGATCCGGCTCGAGGCCCTGAAGATGGCGAACTATCGCGCCATCGCGGGCGCACAATTGGGCCACGCTCCTGGTCCCGAGAGCAGCATCCTCAAATTGCGCGGCACGGAGATCCAGCAGGCCTGCTTCGACTTGTTGATGAAGGTGATGGGCGAGAACTCCCTGACCTGGTTCAACGAGCCGGGCGTGGTGTCGGCGCGCGAGGAGTGGGTTCCCAGTGCCTTCAACTACATGCGAGCCGCCACCATCTACGCTGGCTCGAACGAAATCCAAAAGAACATCATTTCCAAATTGATCCTCGGACTCCCGAGCGCGTGA
- the nuoF gene encoding NADH-quinone oxidoreductase subunit NuoF encodes MLKQTSYLSHLYDNPEGHTLAAYEKAGGYQSARKALGMERDALVEEVKKAHIRGRGGAGFDCGTKWSFMPKESNKPCYLVVNADEGEPGTFKDRTIMERNPHALIEGCIIGCRGVGAHAVYIYVRDELHLSKERLWNAIREAREKGYLGQKPFGRDYAVDVYVHTGAGAYICGEETALLNSLEGKRGEPRLKPPFPAQFGAFGCPTTVNNVETVAITPTVLQMGGDAFSRLSTLHDFNDGGARLFGVSGHVNKPGIYECAVGLTLRELIYDLGGGILDGAELMAVIPGGSSCPVHLPTEVVDVPGDPRFEPYNGKSILDLPMGVDTLRNAGGMLGTCCAIVLSDKADPVLAFHNLMRFYRHESCGQCTPCREGCGWIERITNKLVEGTATLEELDRITEIASNITGNTICAFGDGAAQPALSFVRKFRKQFEDYILTGGKGQTKRLVA; translated from the coding sequence ATGCTGAAGCAAACCTCTTATCTATCGCACCTCTACGACAACCCCGAAGGTCACACCCTCGCCGCCTACGAGAAAGCCGGCGGCTACCAGAGCGCGCGCAAGGCCCTCGGCATGGAGCGGGACGCCCTGGTCGAAGAGGTGAAAAAAGCTCACATTCGCGGCCGCGGTGGGGCCGGGTTCGACTGCGGCACGAAGTGGAGCTTCATGCCGAAAGAGAGCAACAAACCCTGCTACCTGGTGGTCAACGCGGATGAGGGCGAGCCGGGGACCTTCAAGGATCGCACCATCATGGAGCGCAACCCCCATGCCCTGATCGAGGGTTGCATCATCGGTTGCCGCGGCGTGGGAGCGCACGCCGTCTACATCTACGTCCGCGATGAGTTGCATCTGTCCAAGGAGCGACTCTGGAACGCCATCCGTGAGGCACGCGAAAAGGGCTACCTCGGCCAAAAGCCCTTCGGACGTGACTATGCCGTCGATGTGTACGTGCACACCGGCGCGGGCGCCTACATATGTGGCGAGGAAACGGCATTGCTCAACTCCTTGGAGGGCAAGCGCGGAGAGCCGCGCCTCAAGCCGCCGTTCCCGGCGCAGTTCGGCGCGTTTGGTTGTCCGACGACGGTCAACAACGTCGAGACCGTCGCCATCACCCCCACGGTGCTGCAGATGGGGGGCGATGCCTTCAGTCGGCTCTCCACCCTGCACGACTTCAACGACGGGGGGGCGCGGCTCTTCGGCGTGAGTGGCCACGTCAACAAGCCTGGCATCTACGAATGCGCGGTTGGGCTCACGCTCCGCGAGCTGATCTACGACCTGGGTGGCGGCATCTTGGACGGTGCAGAGCTCATGGCCGTGATTCCTGGGGGCTCCAGTTGCCCCGTGCATCTGCCCACGGAAGTCGTCGACGTGCCGGGGGATCCGCGCTTCGAGCCATACAACGGCAAGAGCATTCTCGACCTGCCCATGGGGGTCGATACGCTGCGCAATGCTGGCGGCATGTTGGGAACCTGCTGCGCCATCGTGCTCTCGGACAAGGCCGACCCGGTGCTCGCCTTCCACAATCTGATGCGCTTCTACCGCCACGAGTCCTGCGGACAGTGCACGCCGTGCCGCGAAGGGTGCGGCTGGATCGAGCGCATCACGAACAAGCTTGTGGAGGGCACGGCGACCCTGGAGGAGCTCGATCGCATCACGGAGATCGCCTCCAACATCACGGGCAACACCATCTGTGCTTTCGGGGATGGCGCGGCCCAGCCGGCGCTGTCCTTCGTGCGCAAGTTCCGCAAGCAGTTCGAGGACTACATCTTGACCGGTGGCAAGGGGCAGACGAAGAGGCTAGTGGCATGA
- the ychF gene encoding redox-regulated ATPase YchF, giving the protein MGFSCGIVGLPNVGKSTLFNSLSTAKAEAQNFPFCTIEPNVGVVPVPDPRLDALAKIYAPERIVPTTIQFVDIAGLVRGASKGEGLGNQFLSHIREVDAIAHVVRCFTDENVTHVEGRVDPVADVATIETELCLKDLDTVQKRLDRARKQSKGGDALERLAIDVCEKLSAHLDQGKPARSFEPGDDEKAQTIVKHMQLLTAKPVFYVANVDEGSLGHLGDNAHYQALRAHADAEGSLVVSICAALEAQIAELEPADRPEFLESVGLEEPGLNSVIRTGYQLLGLITFLTAGPKECRAWTVQKGATAPQAAGVIHTDFERGFIKAEVIWWEDLVQLGSEAKCREAGKMAIEGKDYVVKDGDVMHFRFNV; this is encoded by the coding sequence ATGGGATTCTCCTGCGGTATCGTCGGTCTGCCCAACGTCGGCAAGAGCACGCTGTTCAACTCGCTTTCGACGGCCAAGGCCGAGGCGCAGAACTTCCCCTTTTGCACCATCGAGCCGAACGTCGGCGTGGTGCCTGTGCCCGACCCGCGACTCGACGCGTTGGCCAAGATCTACGCGCCCGAACGCATCGTGCCGACCACCATCCAGTTCGTGGACATCGCCGGTCTGGTGCGTGGTGCCTCCAAGGGCGAAGGCCTCGGTAACCAGTTTCTGTCTCACATTCGCGAAGTGGACGCGATTGCACACGTCGTGCGCTGCTTCACGGACGAGAACGTCACGCACGTAGAAGGTCGCGTCGACCCCGTCGCCGACGTGGCGACCATCGAAACGGAGCTCTGCCTGAAGGATCTGGACACCGTGCAGAAGCGCTTGGACCGGGCGCGCAAGCAGAGCAAAGGTGGCGATGCGCTGGAGCGGCTTGCCATCGACGTTTGCGAAAAGCTATCCGCCCATCTCGACCAAGGAAAGCCTGCACGCTCCTTCGAGCCCGGCGACGACGAGAAGGCGCAGACCATCGTCAAGCACATGCAGCTGCTGACGGCGAAGCCGGTGTTCTACGTGGCGAACGTGGACGAGGGCTCCCTGGGGCATCTCGGCGACAATGCGCACTACCAGGCGCTGCGTGCACACGCTGACGCCGAGGGCTCCCTGGTGGTGAGCATCTGCGCGGCGCTCGAAGCGCAGATTGCGGAGCTGGAGCCAGCGGACCGCCCGGAGTTCCTGGAAAGCGTCGGGCTCGAGGAGCCGGGCCTCAATTCGGTGATTCGCACGGGCTATCAGCTGCTGGGGTTGATCACCTTCCTGACCGCGGGACCGAAGGAGTGTCGCGCCTGGACCGTGCAAAAGGGTGCGACGGCGCCACAGGCCGCCGGTGTGATCCACACGGACTTCGAGCGCGGCTTCATCAAGGCCGAGGTCATCTGGTGGGAAGACCTGGTGCAACTCGGTAGCGAAGCCAAGTGCCGTGAGGCCGGGAAGATGGCCATCGAGGGCAAAGACTACGTCGTCAAGGACGGCGACGTGATGCACTTCCGCTTCAACGTCTGA
- a CDS encoding enolase C-terminal domain-like protein: protein MRVHDVQLFPLALELTESFGIAGGALTRADNVLVQLTLEDGSRGLGEAAPFPAFNGETQRGVLECADEVRSMLVGGDARRLRHLSSRLCEHTLPACLRAATEMALLDAVTRARAVSLCHWFGGAETTLQTDITVVTGDAAHARVSAERATAQGFDRIKVKVGGVPQRLDADRVCAIAAAAPAATLLLDANASLSADQALALLAALGEVRERVSAFEQPCAAHDLAGLATVRRSGVRVVADESVTCPADLLPLRDCVDVVNVKLMKSGVIGALDLALSARALGFGLMIGGLVESDLAMSVAACLAAGLGGFEIVDLDTPLFLRDAPFRGGVSRQGPHLDLTPIAAGHGVEAISARP from the coding sequence ATGCGCGTTCATGACGTCCAGCTCTTCCCCCTTGCGCTGGAGCTGACCGAGTCCTTCGGCATCGCCGGCGGTGCCCTGACTCGCGCCGACAACGTCCTGGTGCAGTTGACGCTGGAGGACGGCAGCCGCGGACTGGGCGAAGCCGCTCCCTTCCCCGCGTTCAACGGCGAGACCCAACGCGGCGTTCTCGAATGCGCTGACGAGGTGCGTTCGATGCTCGTGGGCGGCGACGCGCGCCGCCTACGCCACCTCAGCTCGCGTTTGTGCGAGCACACGTTGCCCGCGTGCCTACGCGCGGCAACGGAGATGGCGTTGTTGGACGCGGTCACTCGCGCGCGGGCAGTGAGTCTTTGCCACTGGTTCGGCGGCGCGGAGACCACACTCCAGACGGACATCACCGTCGTCACCGGTGACGCCGCCCACGCGCGCGTCAGCGCCGAGCGCGCGACAGCCCAAGGCTTCGACCGCATCAAGGTGAAAGTGGGCGGCGTGCCGCAGCGCCTCGACGCAGACCGAGTCTGCGCCATCGCGGCCGCAGCCCCCGCGGCAACGCTGCTGCTCGACGCCAATGCGAGTCTGAGCGCGGACCAGGCCCTGGCATTGCTCGCCGCCCTGGGAGAAGTGCGTGAGCGGGTCTCCGCCTTCGAGCAACCCTGTGCGGCGCATGACCTCGCGGGTCTCGCCACCGTGCGCCGATCCGGGGTCCGCGTGGTGGCGGACGAAAGCGTGACCTGCCCCGCGGACCTCCTGCCGCTGCGCGACTGTGTCGACGTCGTCAACGTCAAGCTGATGAAGAGCGGCGTGATCGGTGCGCTCGACCTTGCCCTGTCGGCGCGCGCCCTGGGCTTTGGCCTGATGATCGGCGGCCTGGTGGAATCGGATCTGGCCATGAGCGTCGCCGCGTGCCTGGCGGCCGGGCTGGGCGGCTTCGAGATCGTCGATCTCGACACGCCACTATTCCTGCGAGACGCGCCCTTCCGCGGCGGCGTGTCACGGCAGGGTCCTCACCTCGACCTCACACCCATCGCCGCGGGCCACGGCGTCGAGGCGATTTCGGCGCGGCCTTAG
- a CDS encoding glutamine amidotransferase, producing the protein MTPTGATVCVLVTGDPVPGARQARGSFADMIARVAPAGTPFEARDARAEALPDLDRVSALIITGSAASVTERAPWMLSAEAYLRHAVVADVPILGICFGHQLLGQALGGRVAQNPKGREMGTVEYREAVADPVVSDPTRPYLCNMSHVDSVVELPPGAKVLGSTEREAHAALRFAPRVWGVQFHPEFDELTMRAYVDARRDALQREGVDPDQVMGSVRPQPAGAGVVARFLRTL; encoded by the coding sequence GTGACCCCCACCGGGGCGACGGTCTGCGTTCTGGTCACCGGGGATCCGGTGCCCGGCGCTCGCCAAGCGCGGGGTTCCTTTGCCGACATGATCGCGCGCGTCGCCCCGGCGGGAACGCCCTTCGAGGCTCGGGACGCGCGCGCCGAAGCGCTTCCGGACTTGGATCGCGTGAGCGCGCTCATCATCACCGGCTCGGCGGCGAGCGTCACGGAGCGTGCCCCCTGGATGCTCAGCGCCGAGGCGTACCTGCGCCATGCCGTCGTCGCCGACGTGCCCATCCTCGGGATCTGCTTTGGGCATCAGTTGCTCGGCCAGGCCCTCGGCGGCCGGGTCGCACAGAACCCGAAGGGCCGCGAGATGGGCACGGTGGAGTATCGCGAAGCGGTGGCCGACCCAGTCGTCTCGGATCCGACTCGTCCCTACTTGTGCAACATGAGCCACGTCGACTCGGTCGTCGAGCTGCCTCCCGGCGCGAAGGTACTCGGCAGCACCGAGCGCGAAGCCCACGCCGCTCTTCGCTTTGCCCCGCGCGTCTGGGGCGTGCAGTTCCACCCGGAGTTCGACGAACTCACGATGCGCGCCTACGTCGATGCGCGCCGAGACGCGTTGCAGCGCGAAGGCGTCGACCCGGATCAAGTCATGGGCAGCGTGCGTCCACAGCCCGCCGGCGCTGGCGTCGTCGCGCGCTTTCTTCGCACCCTGTAG